A window from Brucella sp. BE17 encodes these proteins:
- a CDS encoding endonuclease/exonuclease/phosphatase family protein produces MLKKKEPNRLSRSILTAIRNRPGFRPLDTDTSGGDIVIASYNVHKCVGIDKQFDPQRIADVISELDADVVALQEADKRFGERTGLLDLGLLERRHGLLPVPITATTPKGHGWHGNVLLFREGMVRSVRQLKLPGVEPRGALVADLQFPAGPLRIIAAHLGLLKRSREQQAETILSALQEADTLPTLLIGDLNEWRIGKRSSLAALKPTFDHVATAVPSFPSRFPVFALDRVLGAPNNLVTAVEVHNTPLARVASDHLPLKAHLDLKSATDLLESLHMQEAESKTGS; encoded by the coding sequence GTGCTCAAGAAAAAGGAACCCAACCGGCTTTCGCGATCGATTCTGACAGCGATCCGCAACAGACCGGGGTTCAGGCCGCTCGATACCGATACTTCGGGCGGCGATATTGTGATCGCTTCCTATAATGTCCATAAATGCGTCGGCATCGACAAGCAGTTCGACCCGCAGCGCATCGCCGACGTAATCAGCGAACTAGACGCCGATGTCGTGGCTCTTCAGGAGGCCGACAAACGCTTTGGCGAGCGCACCGGTCTTCTCGACCTCGGCCTTCTGGAACGCCGTCACGGCCTCCTCCCCGTCCCGATTACCGCAACCACGCCCAAGGGCCATGGCTGGCACGGCAATGTGTTGCTGTTTCGCGAAGGAATGGTGCGCTCGGTCCGGCAACTCAAACTGCCCGGCGTCGAGCCGCGCGGTGCACTGGTGGCAGACTTGCAATTTCCCGCCGGACCCCTGCGTATTATCGCCGCCCATCTCGGCTTATTGAAGCGCTCGCGCGAGCAACAGGCCGAAACAATTCTTTCCGCCTTGCAGGAAGCAGACACCCTGCCAACATTGCTGATCGGCGATCTCAACGAATGGCGCATCGGCAAACGGTCTTCACTCGCAGCTCTCAAGCCAACATTCGATCACGTTGCGACTGCAGTGCCGAGCTTTCCCTCACGCTTTCCGGTCTTCGCGCTGGATCGGGTTTTGGGCGCGCCAAACAATTTGGTTACCGCAGTCGAGGTGCATAATACACCACTGGCGCGCGTAGCTTCCGACCATCTGCCGCTTAAAGCGCACCTGGATCTGAAATCTGCAACGGACCTTCTCGAAAGCCTGCATATGCAGGAGGCTGAGAGCAAGACCGGATCCTAA